TCACAAACACGGTGAGTGAGGAACTGGCTTTCGCCATGGAAAATTTCGCTCTACCAGTCCCGCAGATCGCTGAACAGGTCAATGCTGACCTGCAGATTTTGGGTCAAAACATGGATGTGTCGGTGCCGTTGACATCGCTATCGGGAGGGCAGCAGCAACAGGTTGCGCTGGCCTCTTCGACAGCGCACCGTCCGCGCATCTTGTTGCTGGATGAGCCCAGCTCTAACTTGTCCACCGAAGCTATCGCTGCTTTGCGTGCGACGTTGGAACGTCACCGCGCTGCAGGTATGACGATCGTTATCGCCGAACACCGCCTGAGTTATCTGAACGGCCTAGTCGATCGTGTAGTGATCATGGATTCTGGTGAAATCTCAGCGATATGGGATGCCGAACGTTTTGCCGCAACTGATGATGCTGAGCTGGAAAGCCTGGGTTTGCGTGGTGAGGTTTGTGCGGCACAGCTGGCCACGTGGCCCGCTGCTGGACTCAGCATCGCTGATGCCTGCGATGTTTGTGATGTTCCTGAGGGAGCGCTAGAGCTACGCAATATTGAATGCCGGGCTGGACGGCGCACGATTGTGGCTATCGATCGACTGACACTGCCACGTGCAACGGTGACTGCGTTGCGTGGTAGTAACGGTGCAGGTAAGTCAACCTTGGCTCGTGTTATTGCTGGCCTGCGCCGGGCACGTGGTGAGGTCCGTTTGGATGGGCGCAAGCTCACTCGCGGTGCTCGGCAGCGAGCTAGTGCTCTGGTGATGCAGGACGTGCAGCGGCAGCTCTTCACTGACACGGTGGAGGCAGAAATTGAGTTGGCTGGGCGTGATGCGGCAAGAACTGTGGCTGTGGCTGATCTGCTCCAGGCTTTCGATTTAAGCAAACTCACGGGGCGTCATCCGCTGTCTTTGTCGGGAGGTGAGCAGCAACGCTTGGTCATCGCAGGTTCTCGGTTGGCAGGGCGGCCCATCGTTATTTTCGATGAGCCAAGCTCTGGTGTAGATCGGCGTCACCTAGAGTCGATTGCCGCCCATATCCGCTCTGTGGCTGCAGATGGCGCAGTGGTGATCCTGATTAGTCATGACGAGGATCTTTTGGCGCGTGCCGCTGACCAGCAGATCACGTTGCGCGCATTGCATCAGGGTGGGCAGCCTGCGGAGGAGCGGGCATCTACAGCTGTCTCTTCAGGTGCTCACGTGGCATTGTGACGGCATGTTTTGGTCGCTCTTGCGCCTTCATGAGTGCTGGGGCATGAGTTCTTGCTCGATTCCCGTCAGGAGGGAACGGATAAGAAGGCGAAAGTAGCGTTCGCTGATCCGTTCCCCTGACGGGGTGGGCAGGTGAGCGAGGTAGTCATCGCGCATCATTGCTAGTGCTGGCGATTCTTTGGTCAGCGGTTCTAGCTTGTTGACCATGGCGGTGATGTCGTGGTGGTTGGCAGATAGGGGAGATTGGCGGTCGTGGTGCTCGATGGCATCGAGTGCGACGTTAACGATCATCGTGTAAGCCGGAGTAGCGTTTTCTTCTAGGCCCGCTTCGGTGAGTTTGACTATCGCCGTTTCGAAGAATGGCACGAGTGACCGTGGTGGGAGCCCAAGCTCGAGAGAGTCCATGACGTGGCGGGTCAGGCCGGTGTAGCGCAGCAGGATGTCGCGTAGTGCAGTGAGTGCTTGAGTGAACCATTCCTGCCAGCTGAGGTGTTCATCGGGCAGCGTGAGCTCAGCGCATATCTGGTCGCGGATTTGGTCATGGATCTGCGTTTTGGTGGGGAAGTAGTGGTAGATCACGGAGGGCACTACGTCTAGTGCGGTGGCTAGGTCTCTGATGGTCCAGTTTTGCAGTCCGTGTTCTCTGGTGAGTGTGCAGGCGCAGTCGATCACGCGTTCGTGGGTCAGGCCCGCGCGTCGTGAGGTGTCCTTGCCAACCATGCCTGTGAGTGTAACGACACATTGCCAGTACTAGAACGCTGATCTAGTGTTGTTGACAACGGTTCTCAATGGATAGGAATGGTCACTGTGCCAGCGGAATCTCATTCGGACTCACAGGCAAAGCTGTTACTCACGATGGTTCTGCTCGCCTTCATGGGGCAGATGATGCTCAACCCCGTCATCGCGCCACTTTCGCGAGCCATGGGGCTAGCCGAATGGCAAATCGGCGCCACGATCTCCGCCGCAGCGCTGGCTCTAGTGCTACTCAGTCAGTTCTGGGGGCGTCGCTCTCAGCGCTTGGGTGTCAAACGCACTTTGGTGACTGCCATGGTGATTGCCCTGTGTGGTTTGGGTGGCTTCACTGCCGTGGCCTGGCTTGGTGTACGCGGAGCACTGACTGACGGGCCTTTGTTTGTGATGACTTTGCTGACGCGAGGCCTTATTTATGGCGGCGCAATCGCGGCTATCGCACCAACCGTGCAGGCCCATCTGGTTACGCACGCCGCTACTGAATCTGAGCGAGTCAAAGCGGTCGGCGCCCTAGGGGCAGCCCAAGGCGCGGCTTCCATTCTGGGTGCCGTTGCAGGCGGTGTACTGGCAGCCGTAGGAGGCCTACTTCTGCCGGTCAGTGCGATGCCGGTGGTGATGCTGATTGGAATCGTCATCCTCATCGTTCGATTCCACGAGCAGTCACCGGATCGGCTTGTCGAAAAGCCAGCCAGTGTTTCTTTCCGTGATCCGCGCGTATTTCCCTATCTCGTGACCGGGTTTTTGCTGTTCCTGGGCTTTTCTACGGTGGCCACGCTTGTCGGATTCGCTGTTCAGGATCGGTTCCATTTCACTGCCAATGGCACCGCCGCGATCACAGCGGGAATGCTACTGGGGCTCTCACTTGTGATGGCGTTTGTGCAAGGGGGAGTAGTACGCCGCCTGGGCTGGCCTGCGCACCGGCTACTCCAGGTGGGATTCGCAGTGATGACACTCTCGGGTGTTTTGCTCTTTATCGATGCGCCGGTGTGGGTATTCGGGGCAGGGTGCCTTCTTCTTGGTGCCGGTAGTGGTTTGGCAATGCCTGGGTACACGGCAGGGCCAACGCTAGGTATGAGTCGCGAGTCCCAAGGCGGGCTGGCTGGTCTCATCAATGCAAATAATGGCTTGACGTACGTCATTGCCCCGATTGGTTCTACTGCGCTCTACGGTGTTCACCACACTGCGCCGTTCCTGGCTGTTCTTGCTCTTTTTGCTGTGGGGTTGGTGTTCACTTTTGTGCACCCGCTGTTCAGGAATGAGGGTGTTGTGAAGCAGCCTGGCAACGGTGCCGCTGAGTGTGAGGGGCAGGAAGTTGCCGTGTCCAAGGTGGAGCAGCCTGTGGGGTGAGAACCAATGTGACCCCAGTGCGGCATGGCTGATGATCGCGAGACGTTCGTCCTGTCTTTGGTATCGCTGCTGGCCTGAGCGGTTTGCTCTGGTGGACTTTCAGCAGGTACCGCGTCTGATAGCTCCACTTTCGGTGGTGGCTGAGTGCATGTTCAACGCATCTCTCAGAGTCTTTTAAGGTTCCCATCCCAGGGTGGAAATGTCGGAACGGACCAGTTCTGTTGGCCCCCGGTCTGCGGACCGGGCTTCTCAAAGAAGGAGCGTGGAAGAATGACGAAGCCCCTGAAAACTGTTGTCGCCGGAGCCGGTGTCACTGCTCTTGCGTCTCTGGCCATTGCTGCAAGCACGGTTGCCGGTGGGGCTGCGAATGCTGCCCCTGCTGTGAGTGCAGGTCAGTCCGTTACGTCCACCGCAGTGGTGCGTGACGTTACAGATCACCCGATTCGTGGGTCCATTAAGGCTCCTGCGGATCGAGGACAGAGTGATGCAGCTGAGCAGGCTCAGCTGCAAAAGCTCGCAAAGATCAGTCTTGATCAGGCACGCAAGATTGCCGTGAAGGCTGTGCCCGGCAAAGTCGTCAAAGCTGAGTTGGACGAAGAGGACGGCTGGGTCGTCTACAAGGTCGAGGTGAGGAACTCTCAGGGCGCAGAGACTGACGTCATTGTCGATGCTGGCAATGGTCGGATTCTCGCTCAGGAGACTGACAACCCCGATGATGACGACTGAAAACATAAATTGACGGGCTGGCACTGTCTGTCACATAAGGCTTAGACAGTGCCCCTGCTTGGGTTCTCTATCCGAGCAGGGGCACTGTTATGTGCGGGGTGTCTGTGTGCTGGGCCAGTGGGGTGTTGGTGGGCCGGGGCAGGGGTGCGTTTAGACTTGTGTGCGGATGAGTCGGCCAGGCGGTCGCGTCGAACGGTAGTTCCACTGTTGGTGGTTTTCCCGTTTGCCGAGGAACGTCCGGGCTCCACAGAGCAGGGTGGTGGCTAACGGCCACCCGGGGTGACCCGCGGGACAGTGCCACAGAAAACAGACCGCCTGTGCACGCAAGTGCACAGGTAAGGGTGAAACGGTGCGTGTAAGAGACCACCAGCATCCTTGGTGACAAGGATGGCTAGGTAAACCCCACCCGGAGCAAGACCAGACAGTGTGTGTTTGAGGGCTGCTCGCCTGAGCACACGGGTAGGTCGCTGGAGCTGCACAGTAATGTGCCGCCTAGATGGATGGCCGCTCAATGACAGAACCCGGCGTATCGGCCGACTCATCCGCTTCAATGGTTCTGATCTGCGGTTTTTATTACATACTTGCCGGTGTAGTCCGCACTGAGTCCGCAACAGCGGATGCTCCCAGAACGGAATCTACGGCCGCTCGTGTTCTTTCATCGGAGTCTGGCCACATGTGTGCGTAGGTTTTCCAGGTTTCCATGGCGGTTTTGTGGCCCAGCATGGCCCGCACTGTCTCAGCGCTTTCGCCGTGGCGGATGAGCAGTGAAGCGTAGTAGTGGCGCAGGTCGTGGAAGGTGAATCCGTGCACGTCGGCGTCTCGGCAGGCCCGCCGCCAGGTGGCGCCGAAGTTGGAGCGGCGTAGCGGGGCTCCGTAGGTGTTAGTGAATACGAGTCCGTCCGGTCCGGTCGCGTATTTCTGCAGGTGAACGGCTAGTGCTTGAGCTACGACAGCGGGCAGAGGAATGACGCGGTCACTGTCTTCGGTTTTTGGTGGGCCGAATTCAGGCTCGCGTCCGGCTAGTCCGATGAGTTGCCTGTCGACAGTGATTTGTTGGCGAAGAAAGTTGATGCGGTCAATAGTGAGGCCAAAAAGTTCACCTTGGCGCATGCCTGTGCCAGCTGCGGTGACGATGAGTGCGGCGTACCGATCTGGTACGGCTTCGCGTAGGGCTGCGACTTGCTCGGTGAGCATGACGGCCACTTTTGTTTTCTTGGGTTTGGGTCCTCTGACTTTTCGGCAGGGTGAATCAACGATTCTTTTATCTTCTACTGCTGCGCGAAAAATTGTTCCAACATATCTCCAGATAACTGAGGCTGTGTTTGTGGAGAGGTTTTCGTCGAGTGTTTTTGCGAGGGCCTGCATATCGGTGTGGCGGAGTGTGTCGAGTTGACGGTCACCGATGCTGGGATAAACATGGTTGCGCAGGTGTCTTTCTACCTGCTCGACGGTTGATGGGCGATGTGTTTGTTTTGTTCGCCAATATTCTGCGTACTGTTTGAAAGTTATTTTTCCGGCGTCGGGGGCGACATAGGCGCCGGTGGTCATTGCTGCAGTAATTTCATTCAGCCAGTGCGCGGCGGCTTTTTTTGTTGTGAAGTGGCGGGCATGTTCTTTTCCGGCTCCATCGCGATATCTAGCGCGCCATCTTCCGTTTGGGCGTTTTGCGATATTTCCGGTCATTGGCCTTCTGGACATGATCCCCCGCGATGCATACTCACACATTTACCGGCACCTACTAGGTGCCGGACGGTCAGTTATCCCTTGTGCGCTAGAGGTCCCTGCTGATGAGGAATCTCCAGCGCACAAGGATTTTCGGGGTCAATCATATTCTCACTGCGGCAGGTGGATTCAACTTCGGGTGAGCAGAGTCCGCACAGCGAACACCCGGGGCTTCTTGTGCGCCTCGCATGTTTTTGGGTTCCACGTGACGAATAAGCGAGTAATTCTCGAGTTGAATCTTCCGTAATTACCAACTTGTATGGCGTGGCCTTCCTTCGTCATATCCTGCAGCGGATTGGATTCCAACGACGGCGCGGTCATGAAATTCAGATATTGTTCGCGCGCCGGCGTATGTGAAAGAACTACGAACGCCGGAAATGATTCGATCTAGAAGGTCTTCGACGCCAGGTCTTTCTGGATCGAGGTACATTTTTCCGCTACTAATTCCTTCTTCAAAAAGTTCGGAGCGAGCTCGTTGATACGCGGATTGTCCTTTAGTGCGATTTTTCACCGCACGTGCAGATGCCATTCCGAAGCTTTCTTTATATAGGCGCCCATCGGTATCTCGCATAAGGTCGCTAGGGCTTTCATGAGTTCCTGCAAACCATGAGCCAATCATCACACTGGAAGCTCCTGCTGCTAATGCGAGGGCAACATCGCGTGGATGCTTTACGCCGCCGTCTGCCCATACTGCGACGTTCTCTTCACTGGCAGCGGCGGAGCAGTCGAGGACGGCAGAGAATTGAGGGCGCCCCACTCCGGTCATCATGCGGGTGGTGCACATGGCTCCGGGGCCGACTCCAACTTTGATGATGTCGGCTCCAGCCCGGGCAAGATCGCGTGCTCCAGAAGCGGTAACGACGTTCCCAGCCGCGATAGGAACATGCCGTCCTGTCACTTCTGCGTGTCTATTTCGTTCTGAGTGAATTAGTTTGAGTACCTCAATCATTTTTTCTTGATGACCGTGAGCGGTATCCACGACGAGGACATCGACATTTCCAGCCAAGAGCGCGGCGGCTTTGTGAGAAACAGCACCATTGATGCCGATTGCTGCCCCGACCGCTAGGCGACGACCCTCATCAAGGTTGGGTGTGTAGATAGCTGAGCGGAGAATTCCTCGTTTAGTCAGCAGTCCAAGGAGAAGGCCATCACGCAAGACGGGGATAGCTTTGATGTGGCGTCGTTCGAGGAGATCAAAAACGTCGGCGAGGTCGTCGTGTTCAGTGACGGCGGGGAAGTCAGTAGTCATTGCCTCGGCGACACTGCTGAATCTATCGACTTCGAGAATGTCGTGTTCGGTGACGATCCCGACGGGTCGGTCGTTGTCGGTGACAACAGCTAGACGGTGGGAGCGTTTGCCGAGGATAGCTATGACGTGCGCAACTGGGTCGGTGGGGGAGACGACGATGGGGGTTTCGTATACGGGGTGCGCGCTCTTCACTTTGGCGATGGTGGAGTTTGCGATGTCGAGGGGAATGTCTTGGGGAAGTATCGCGATTCCACCGCGGCGGGCGAGGGTTTCGGCCATGCGTTTACCGCTGACGGCTGTCATGTTCGCGGCGGTGATGGGGATGGTCGCATTGGTGCCATCACCTGCGGTGAGGTCAACGTCTAAACGTGAGGTTACCGCTGAGCGTGAGGGCGTCATGAAGACGTCGTTATATGTCAGGTCGTGTGGGGGAATGCGATCGTCGATGAACTTCACTGCAAAGATTTTATGTGGCAGTCAGTCTGTATGTACGTGTTGCGCATCGCAGTGACATTGCGCGTGTTTACGCTGGTTTATGCGGATCACACGTTTTGGTCATTCCTGTGTGTTGTTCGAATCGCAAGGGGCACGGATTTTGGTCGACCCAGGAGTATTTTCTTGCGGGTTTGAGGATTTGCGTGACCTTGATGCGGTGGTGGTGACGCATGAGCATCCAGATCATGTTGATGTGGATCGTCTTGCGGGGTTGATGGAAGCTAATTCACAAGCGCAGTTGTTTACCGAGGCCGGATTAGGGCGTCGGATGCGCGCTGAGTGTGGCGTGGAAACGGTGGATATGGCGCCGGGTGAGTTGTTTTCTGTGGGGACGGTGATGGTGGAGCCGGTAGGGAATATGCATGCGGTGATTTATCGCATGATGGAGCGGGTGCGTAATACCGGGTTGGTGTTCCGTGAACAGGGCGGTGCGGTTGCGTATCACCCGGGGGATGCCTTGGATGTGGTTCCCGATGCGGTGGATGTGTTGTGTGTACCGATCGCGGCGCCGTGGAGCGCGATGAAGGAGACGATTGATTGGGTGGCTAGGTGCGGCGCTCGTCGCTTAGTACCTATTCATGATGGGATTTTGTCTGCTGGTGGTCGGGAAATTTTTATGCGTCAGATCGCGAATTTGTCGGTGGGTGTGAATGACGATCCGCGAGAGTGGATTGTTGATGCCGCGCAAGAACCGGTCACGGTGTGACCGGTTGGGGCAGAGAATCTCTGCCCCTGCACCGGTCAGTGTGGTGAGGTTGCCAAGATGGCGCTGCGAGGAGTGATCAGCCAGCGTATTGCGGGTTGTGGTTGGGATGGGTGGCGTCTACTGCTTCGTGGGCTGCGCCGATGATGCCTGCGTCGTTGAACAGGGCCGCAGGAACTGTGGGAGTGCGCAGGTCGAGCAGTGGCAAAAATTTTTCGGCGCGCTTGGAGACTCCTCCGCCGATGACGATGAGGTCAGGCCAGATGAGGTTTTCCAGGTGGGTGAAGTAGCGCTGTAGTCGTGCTGCCCATTCTTCCCAGGTGAGGTTTTCACGTTTGCGGATTGAGCTTGCGGCGCGTGTTTCGGCGTCGTGCCCGTCGATTTCGAGGTGTCCGAATTCGGTGTTGGGGACTAGGCGTCCATCAACGAGAACAGCTGAGCCGATACCGGTCCCTAGGGTTGCAACCAGCACTGTTCCGGCGATGTTTTTTGCTGCACCGTAGGCGAGCTCGGCTACACCTGCGGCGTCAGCGTCGTTGAGAACGGTGACTGGGCGCCCCAGTTGTTCATGTAGTGCGGTGGAGATGTCGTAGTTGATCCAGGTGTTGTCGATGTTGGCAGCGGAGCGGACAACGCCGTGGGTGACTACTCCGGGGATGGTAACGCCGATGGGGCTTTGGCCTGTGTGTGGCTCGAATTGGTTGGCGATGTGGGCGACGACGTCGATGACGTCTTCTGGTTTGGCTCCGGCGGGAGTGTCGATGCGGAGGCGTTCTTCGGTGAAGGATCCAGCGGTGAGGTCGACGGGTGCGCCTTTGATGCCGCTGCCACCGATGTCGATGCCGAGGGGGAGCGCGTTGGGGGCGTGGGTCATGAGTGAACAGCGTACTGGTGCTGCACGCTGGTCGTCAGGACGAGCGTGGGATGGGCGGGTTGGGTTAGATGGAACAGACTCATCCGTACTTCTGCTGGGGGTGAAGGTATTCCCAGCAGAAGTACGGATGAGTGGTTCAGGGAAGGGTCAGGATTTCGGCTCCGGTGTCGGTGATGAGCAAGGTGTGCTCAAATTGCGCAGTGTTGCGCAATTCGCAGGTGGTGGTGGTCCAGTCATCGTCCCAGGTCTGCCCTTCAGGGGATCCTAGGGTCAGCATGGGCTCGATGGTGAACGTCATTCCTGGCTCGATGACGTCGTCATACATGGGCGCCGAGTCGTAGTGCGGGATAACCAGTCCGGTGTGGAAGGCAGGCCCAACGCCGTGGCCAGTGAAATCTTGGACTACGCCAAGACCGTGCCGTTTGGCGTAAGTTTCGATGACGCGACCGATGACATTAACTGCACGTCCGGGTTTGGCTGCTTTGATGGCACGGTTGAGCGCTTCACGTGTGTGCTCGACGAGAGCTTTAGTTTCTTGATCGACGTCACCAACGAGGAAGGTTGCATTGGTGTCGCCGTGCACACCGCCGATATAGGCAGTGACATCGATGTTGACGATGTCCCCATCCACCAGGGGGCGGTCGTCAGGGATGCCGTGGCAAATGACTTCGTTGACGGAAGTGCAGCAAGATTTCGGGAATCCTCGGTATCCGAGAGTGGAGGGGTAGGCGCCGTGATCAATCATGTATTGGTGCGCGATGGCGTCCAGTTCGTCGGTGGTAACGCCTGGGGCTACTGCCTCACCAGCAGCGGCGAGCGCGCGGGCTGCGATGGTCGAGGCATGTCTGATTGCTTCGATCATTTCTGGTGGACGAACTTCAGAGCCGGTGAACGGCCTAGGTTCTTCCCTGCCCACATATTCGGGGCGTTCGATGCTGTGTGGCACTGCGCGCGTAGGCCCAATGCGGCCGGGCTTGACCGATCCGTACGTCACTGACATGGGGCAGAGTCTAGGCCGGTTGGTGTGGGGATCTTATTTCGGTGGCACGAGGTGATTAGATACGCGTCGGGTGCCCGGGGATCGGTGCCAACAGGCACGAGACTGGAAGGTAGCCATGAGGTCACGACCATTTGGTGAGAGAACAACGTTCCCGGGAACTGTGGTCTCCGATAGGGCCGGGTGTGCCCTTGTTGTTGTCGATGTGCAGAGGGATTTTTGCGAGGGCGGCTCACTGGCTGTTACTGGTGGCGCTGGGGTCGCCGCAGCGATCACGCGATACATCGGCTCTGGCCATGAATATGATCTTGTGGTCGCTACCCGTGATGCACATGAGGATCCGGGAACGCATTTTTCGGCGACTCCGGATTTTGTTGATTCGTGGCCAGCTCACTGTGTGCAGGGCACTCCTGGGGCAGATTTCCATCCGGCACTGGAGTTCCGTGACTTTGATGCACAGTTCACTAAGGGTGCGTTCGCGGCCGCGTATTCGGGTTTTGAGGGAACCACGGTTGCCGGGGTCACTTTGGCGTCGTATCTGCATTCACACGGCATTGAGACGGTGCATATTGCAGGTATCGCTACGGATTACTGTGTCTCGGCTACGGCATTGGATTCCATGAGTAGAGGGTTCGCTACGACGGTTTTGGTTGATTTGACTGCTCCGGTCAATCCGCAGGCTCTTACTGCGGTGTTTAACAAGTGGCGCCGCGCCGGAATTACGGTGGCAACTTCTAGTGCGAGCAGCGACGTCGTCGCTGGCTGATCTTTGTCTCTACCACTCCAGCACTCATGGGTTCTCACCACGTAGGTGGTTCCCCACCTACGTCAAAGGTATGGTCGGACGGTTGCGGGGCAACACCGCACAGAGGGAGGAACAGTGTCACTGCTGGAGCAGGTCAGCGGCCCGGAAGTGGTCCGCTCCATGACGACGCACGAACTTGACACGCTGGCGGGGGAGATTAGGTCTTTCCTCGTCGACTCGGTCTCACGCACCGGGGGGCATCTTGGCCCTAACTTGGGAGTCGTGGAGCTGACCCTAGCGATCCACCGTGTGTTCGAGTCCCCGAAAGACTCCATCGTTTTTGATACCGGACACATCAGCTACGTGCATAAGCTGCTTACCGGCCGTCAAGATTTCACGAATCTGCGTAAGCGCGGTGGGCTGTCGGGTTATCCCTCCCGTGCTGAATCTGTTCACGACATTGTGGAGAACTCTCACGCTTCTGGTTCACTGAGCTGGGCGAGTGGTATCGCGCGTGCCCGCAAGCTCGCGAAGGAAACTGGCCGCCACACCGTGGCTGTCATTGGTGATGGTGCCCTCACCGGTGGGATGGCATGGGAAGCCCTCAACGAAATCGCCGCGGATGACTCTTTGCCCTTGGTCATTGTCGTTAATGACAACGAACGTTCCTATGCCCCTACCACCGGTGGTCTTGCCCAGCATTTGGCGATGTTGCGCACCGAACCTGGCTATGAAGAAATGCTCAGTTGGGGCCGGCGCACCCTGAACACCCACCCGGTTGGTCGCACCGTCTACGAGACTCTGCACGGGGTTAAAAAGGGCCTTAAAGACATCGTTGCTCCCCAGGTCATGTTCGAAGACCTTGGCCTTAAATATGTCGGACCTATCGATGGTCACGATGTCGAGGCTATTAGTCGTGCTTTGCGGCATGCTCGCGATTTCGGTGGCCCTGTTCTTGTGCATGCCATCACCGAAAAAGGGCACGGCTACGAACCAGCGCTGGCTGATACCGATGACGCTTTCCATGCGGTGGGTGTGATTAACCCAGAGACAGGGTTACCGCTGGAAATTTCGGGGCGTAGCTGGACGGACAATTTCGCTGAAGAGCTCGTCAAGGTGGGGCAGGATCGTAAGGATGTCGTAGCGATTACGGCGGCCATGCTTATCCCCGTGGGGTTGCGTGAGTTCGCTGCGGCGTACCCGGATCGGGTATTCGATGTGGGTATTGCCGAGCAGCATGCGATAGCGAATGCTTCGGGTCTTGCTTTTGGTGGGATGCACCCGGTGGTCGCGATCTATTCGACTTTCTTGAATCGTGCTTTCGATCAAGTGTTGATGGATGCGGCGTTGCATAAAGCCGGTATGACGATCGTTTTGGATCGCGCGGGCGCTACCGGCAGTGATGGTGCTTCGCATAACGGCATGTGGGATTTGTCTGCACTGTCGATTGTTCCGGGAATTCGGGTGGCGGCACCGCGCGATGGGGCAACTCTTCGTGCTGAGTTCCGGGAGTCAGTGGCTATCAGTGATGGCCCGAGCGCGATTCGTTTCCCCAAGGGCAGTGAGCCTGCTGAAGTGCCTGCCGTGGGGCGCTTGGGAGATATGGATGTGTTGTTTGCTTCGAGCGAGCAGCTCACCGCCCAGGACACTCCGGTGGATCTTGTCATTGTTTCTGTAGGGGCGATGGCTCCGGTAGCTATCGAAGCTGG
This region of Dermatophilus congolensis genomic DNA includes:
- a CDS encoding ABC transporter ATP-binding protein — encoded protein: MIDLSNVSWKYPHAEHYTLTNVDLHINAGECVVVCGASGSGKSTLLRLINGLVPHFYDEGDLRGRVTVEGVVTSQADLEAIGRRTGTVQQHPRRQFFTNTVSEELAFAMENFALPVPQIAEQVNADLQILGQNMDVSVPLTSLSGGQQQQVALASSTAHRPRILLLDEPSSNLSTEAIAALRATLERHRAAGMTIVIAEHRLSYLNGLVDRVVIMDSGEISAIWDAERFAATDDAELESLGLRGEVCAAQLATWPAAGLSIADACDVCDVPEGALELRNIECRAGRRTIVAIDRLTLPRATVTALRGSNGAGKSTLARVIAGLRRARGEVRLDGRKLTRGARQRASALVMQDVQRQLFTDTVEAEIELAGRDAARTVAVADLLQAFDLSKLTGRHPLSLSGGEQQRLVIAGSRLAGRPIVIFDEPSSGVDRRHLESIAAHIRSVAADGAVVILISHDEDLLARAADQQITLRALHQGGQPAEERASTAVSSGAHVAL
- a CDS encoding TetR/AcrR family transcriptional regulator, producing the protein MVGKDTSRRAGLTHERVIDCACTLTREHGLQNWTIRDLATALDVVPSVIYHYFPTKTQIHDQIRDQICAELTLPDEHLSWQEWFTQALTALRDILLRYTGLTRHVMDSLELGLPPRSLVPFFETAIVKLTEAGLEENATPAYTMIVNVALDAIEHHDRQSPLSANHHDITAMVNKLEPLTKESPALAMMRDDYLAHLPTPSGERISERYFRLLIRSLLTGIEQELMPQHS
- a CDS encoding MFS transporter, with translation MVLLAFMGQMMLNPVIAPLSRAMGLAEWQIGATISAAALALVLLSQFWGRRSQRLGVKRTLVTAMVIALCGLGGFTAVAWLGVRGALTDGPLFVMTLLTRGLIYGGAIAAIAPTVQAHLVTHAATESERVKAVGALGAAQGAASILGAVAGGVLAAVGGLLLPVSAMPVVMLIGIVILIVRFHEQSPDRLVEKPASVSFRDPRVFPYLVTGFLLFLGFSTVATLVGFAVQDRFHFTANGTAAITAGMLLGLSLVMAFVQGGVVRRLGWPAHRLLQVGFAVMTLSGVLLFIDAPVWVFGAGCLLLGAGSGLAMPGYTAGPTLGMSRESQGGLAGLINANNGLTYVIAPIGSTALYGVHHTAPFLAVLALFAVGLVFTFVHPLFRNEGVVKQPGNGAAECEGQEVAVSKVEQPVG
- a CDS encoding PepSY domain-containing protein produces the protein MTKPLKTVVAGAGVTALASLAIAASTVAGGAANAAPAVSAGQSVTSTAVVRDVTDHPIRGSIKAPADRGQSDAAEQAQLQKLAKISLDQARKIAVKAVPGKVVKAELDEEDGWVVYKVEVRNSQGAETDVIVDAGNGRILAQETDNPDDDD
- a CDS encoding tyrosine-type recombinase/integrase, translating into MTGNIAKRPNGRWRARYRDGAGKEHARHFTTKKAAAHWLNEITAAMTTGAYVAPDAGKITFKQYAEYWRTKQTHRPSTVEQVERHLRNHVYPSIGDRQLDTLRHTDMQALAKTLDENLSTNTASVIWRYVGTIFRAAVEDKRIVDSPCRKVRGPKPKKTKVAVMLTEQVAALREAVPDRYAALIVTAAGTGMRQGELFGLTIDRINFLRQQITVDRQLIGLAGREPEFGPPKTEDSDRVIPLPAVVAQALAVHLQKYATGPDGLVFTNTYGAPLRRSNFGATWRRACRDADVHGFTFHDLRHYYASLLIRHGESAETVRAMLGHKTAMETWKTYAHMWPDSDERTRAAVDSVLGASAVADSVRTTPASM
- a CDS encoding GuaB1 family IMP dehydrogenase-related protein gives rise to the protein MKFIDDRIPPHDLTYNDVFMTPSRSAVTSRLDVDLTAGDGTNATIPITAANMTAVSGKRMAETLARRGGIAILPQDIPLDIANSTIAKVKSAHPVYETPIVVSPTDPVAHVIAILGKRSHRLAVVTDNDRPVGIVTEHDILEVDRFSSVAEAMTTDFPAVTEHDDLADVFDLLERRHIKAIPVLRDGLLLGLLTKRGILRSAIYTPNLDEGRRLAVGAAIGINGAVSHKAAALLAGNVDVLVVDTAHGHQEKMIEVLKLIHSERNRHAEVTGRHVPIAAGNVVTASGARDLARAGADIIKVGVGPGAMCTTRMMTGVGRPQFSAVLDCSAAASEENVAVWADGGVKHPRDVALALAAGASSVMIGSWFAGTHESPSDLMRDTDGRLYKESFGMASARAVKNRTKGQSAYQRARSELFEEGISSGKMYLDPERPGVEDLLDRIISGVRSSFTYAGARTISEFHDRAVVGIQSAAGYDEGRPRHTSW
- a CDS encoding MBL fold metallo-hydrolase; the protein is MRITRFGHSCVLFESQGARILVDPGVFSCGFEDLRDLDAVVVTHEHPDHVDVDRLAGLMEANSQAQLFTEAGLGRRMRAECGVETVDMAPGELFSVGTVMVEPVGNMHAVIYRMMERVRNTGLVFREQGGAVAYHPGDALDVVPDAVDVLCVPIAAPWSAMKETIDWVARCGARRLVPIHDGILSAGGREIFMRQIANLSVGVNDDPREWIVDAAQEPVTV
- the ppgK gene encoding polyphosphate--glucose phosphotransferase; protein product: MTHAPNALPLGIDIGGSGIKGAPVDLTAGSFTEERLRIDTPAGAKPEDVIDVVAHIANQFEPHTGQSPIGVTIPGVVTHGVVRSAANIDNTWINYDISTALHEQLGRPVTVLNDADAAGVAELAYGAAKNIAGTVLVATLGTGIGSAVLVDGRLVPNTEFGHLEIDGHDAETRAASSIRKRENLTWEEWAARLQRYFTHLENLIWPDLIVIGGGVSKRAEKFLPLLDLRTPTVPAALFNDAGIIGAAHEAVDATHPNHNPQYAG
- the map gene encoding type I methionyl aminopeptidase, whose product is MSVTYGSVKPGRIGPTRAVPHSIERPEYVGREEPRPFTGSEVRPPEMIEAIRHASTIAARALAAAGEAVAPGVTTDELDAIAHQYMIDHGAYPSTLGYRGFPKSCCTSVNEVICHGIPDDRPLVDGDIVNIDVTAYIGGVHGDTNATFLVGDVDQETKALVEHTREALNRAIKAAKPGRAVNVIGRVIETYAKRHGLGVVQDFTGHGVGPAFHTGLVIPHYDSAPMYDDVIEPGMTFTIEPMLTLGSPEGQTWDDDWTTTTCELRNTAQFEHTLLITDTGAEILTLP